Proteins encoded together in one Mycobacterium noviomagense window:
- a CDS encoding PAS domain-containing protein — MARDWLLVETLGNEPAVVAQGSHLRNLVPITAFLRRNPHIAAIRTAIAESVQSAERLASITPKSNRVIRTEPVVMSDGRVHGVHVWSGPTDAEPPERPIPGPLKWDLTLGVATDTRESLTNIGKNPDVEPTHGRTFAENWPSRDLKPNESKVLALAVKARAGQTLCNVWEGTDWQGNPIRVGFVARNALEAAADGHDHLIARGMNWRADPESGAESGDHLAQQILQGLAQPGVHRALFDLKNWTLLKWLDEPCPFYDWRSTASSPRVHPDDEQVMASMTTEFAHGATARVLRLPGHSSNWVPVHVTVNRVEIEEKTFAGLISLRLPTDRELAETGLSRFGKRSS, encoded by the coding sequence ATGGCCAGGGACTGGCTGCTCGTTGAGACACTGGGCAACGAACCGGCCGTCGTCGCGCAGGGATCGCACCTGAGAAATCTTGTGCCGATTACCGCTTTTTTGCGCCGCAATCCTCACATCGCTGCGATCCGCACAGCGATCGCCGAATCAGTGCAAAGCGCCGAGCGTCTGGCCAGTATCACGCCCAAGAGCAACCGCGTGATCCGCACCGAGCCGGTGGTGATGTCGGATGGCCGCGTTCACGGTGTGCACGTCTGGAGCGGCCCTACCGACGCTGAACCACCCGAGCGGCCGATCCCCGGCCCGCTGAAATGGGACCTCACTTTGGGTGTGGCCACCGACACCCGTGAGTCGCTGACCAACATCGGCAAGAACCCGGACGTCGAGCCGACGCATGGCCGGACGTTCGCGGAGAATTGGCCGTCGCGAGATCTCAAACCCAACGAGAGCAAGGTTCTCGCGCTGGCGGTCAAAGCACGAGCGGGCCAGACGTTGTGCAACGTCTGGGAAGGCACCGATTGGCAGGGCAATCCGATCAGGGTGGGCTTCGTGGCACGCAATGCGCTGGAAGCCGCGGCCGACGGCCACGACCACCTGATCGCTCGCGGGATGAACTGGCGTGCCGACCCCGAAAGCGGCGCAGAGTCCGGCGACCACCTCGCGCAGCAGATCTTGCAGGGGCTGGCGCAGCCGGGAGTTCATCGCGCCCTGTTCGACCTGAAGAACTGGACTTTGCTCAAATGGCTCGACGAGCCCTGCCCGTTCTACGATTGGCGCAGCACGGCCAGCTCCCCGCGGGTGCATCCCGACGACGAGCAGGTAATGGCTTCGATGACAACCGAATTCGCTCACGGCGCCACCGCGCGGGTGTTGCGTCTGCCGGGACATAGCAGCAACTGGGTGCCGGTGCATGTGACCGTCAACCGGGTCGAAATCGAGGAAAAGACGTTCGCCGGGCTGATCTCGCTGCGATTGCCCACCGACCGCGAGTTGGCCGAAACGGGGCTATCCCGCTTCGGCAAGCGCAGCAGCTGA
- a CDS encoding Rv3654c family TadE-like protein → MPKGFQRRRRRAEDGAATVLAAAMVAVLLCVTGGGVYLGSAVVARHRAQAAADLAALSAAARVPAGVEAACARASLLVRRMRADQIDCWVQGLDVVVTVEVAVGKVGRATAAARAGPVDMPGRSARPVLSAAALAEAG, encoded by the coding sequence GTGCCGAAGGGATTTCAGCGGCGGAGGCGGCGGGCTGAGGACGGCGCCGCGACCGTGTTGGCGGCGGCGATGGTCGCTGTCTTGTTGTGCGTTACCGGCGGCGGGGTGTACCTCGGCTCAGCGGTGGTGGCGCGCCACCGCGCGCAAGCAGCGGCCGACCTGGCCGCGCTGAGTGCCGCAGCCCGGGTGCCGGCCGGAGTCGAGGCGGCATGCGCGCGGGCAAGCCTGCTCGTCCGAAGGATGCGAGCCGACCAAATCGATTGCTGGGTACAGGGTTTAGATGTCGTCGTCACCGTCGAAGTGGCGGTGGGCAAAGTCGGCAGGGCCACGGCAGCGGCTCGCGCAGGGCCCGTCGACATGCCCGGACGAAGCGCGCGGCCGGTGCTGTCAGCTGCTGCGCTTGCCGAAGCGGGATAG
- a CDS encoding TadE family type IV pilus minor pilin: protein MAIASLVAVLVLCVAGLTAVSMQVRCIDAAREAARLAARGDKRAALDVAHRIAPHAALVQVHRDGEFVVATVTARSKLLPALAIGAEGISAAEAAG, encoded by the coding sequence TTGGCGATCGCCTCACTGGTCGCGGTACTGGTGCTCTGCGTTGCCGGCCTCACCGCGGTGTCGATGCAGGTGCGTTGCATCGACGCCGCACGGGAGGCCGCGCGACTTGCCGCCCGCGGTGATAAGCGGGCCGCGCTCGACGTCGCTCATCGCATCGCACCACACGCGGCGCTGGTGCAGGTGCATCGCGACGGCGAATTCGTCGTCGCAACTGTCACCGCACGGTCGAAACTACTGCCTGCCTTGGCGATTGGTGCCGAAGGGATTTCAGCGGCGGAGGCGGCGGGCTGA
- a CDS encoding DUF4244 domain-containing protein has product MGTIAAAAFGAILYTVVTGDSIVGALSNIIARALNTKV; this is encoded by the coding sequence ATCGGCACCATCGCGGCCGCAGCCTTCGGCGCGATCCTCTACACGGTCGTCACCGGCGATTCCATCGTCGGCGCGTTGAGCAACATCATCGCTCGCGCGCTGAACACCAAGGTTTAG
- a CDS encoding DUF1883 domain-containing protein — protein MNYNFWDLGNQSAGAVVRVTLEGNAANVRLMDSSNYRSFERGEQHRYLGGHYNRSPVVLQVPNDGHWFVVVDYGGYAGSGRAAVQVA, from the coding sequence GTGAACTACAACTTCTGGGACCTCGGTAATCAATCAGCTGGCGCTGTCGTCCGCGTGACGCTCGAAGGCAACGCGGCCAATGTGCGGCTGATGGACAGCTCCAACTATCGCTCGTTTGAGCGTGGCGAGCAGCACCGCTACTTGGGCGGGCACTACAACCGGTCTCCGGTGGTGCTGCAGGTGCCGAACGATGGCCACTGGTTCGTTGTCGTCGACTACGGCGGGTACGCGGGCAGTGGGCGGGCTGCGGTCCAGGTGGCTTAG
- a CDS encoding DeoR family transcriptional regulator produces MQLGTSNDEWLEDRRQLLAFIDFIDTQVDVIDEEEEQEEEEDEEEAEACIHPRVYGPDSDREGICVVCGELDPTYEFAAAEVEAPTAAEVEARNQPAVVEPIKRRPVREFDPIEVLAKHLPIAMLLVKRGMMTRNQMAEKLHVSPGTVSASLNYLSGKGLVQRVVGSRYWQATASAKAHQLVAA; encoded by the coding sequence ATGCAGCTGGGCACCTCAAACGACGAATGGCTCGAAGACCGGCGTCAGCTTCTGGCGTTCATCGACTTCATCGACACACAGGTGGACGTGATCGATGAGGAGGAGGAGCAGGAGGAGGAGGAGGACGAGGAGGAAGCCGAGGCGTGCATACATCCTCGGGTCTATGGTCCCGACAGTGATCGGGAGGGCATCTGCGTGGTGTGCGGTGAGTTGGATCCCACCTATGAGTTCGCCGCCGCCGAGGTTGAGGCCCCCACCGCCGCCGAGGTGGAGGCCCGCAACCAACCCGCCGTTGTCGAGCCGATCAAGCGCCGTCCGGTCCGGGAGTTCGATCCGATCGAGGTGCTCGCCAAACATCTCCCGATCGCGATGCTTCTGGTCAAGAGGGGCATGATGACACGAAACCAGATGGCCGAGAAGCTTCACGTGAGCCCGGGCACAGTTAGCGCCAGCCTCAATTACCTGTCGGGCAAGGGCCTCGTACAGCGAGTTGTCGGCAGCCGCTATTGGCAGGCCACCGCCAGCGCCAAGGCGCACCAGCTTGTGGCGGCATAA
- a CDS encoding bifunctional DNA primase/polymerase, with the protein MTEMFDRVQQYAALGYCCTPASVELDGNGKKRVSYPSDWSRRVFEDPADWAGWDAIAINTGLSGLVVVDIDTSHGKNGFESLEAAGVELPSTPLVIATQSGGRHFYYRAPEDTEVRSGANVLGMVGVDIRASGGNVFAPGTVLPGGGAYRQADGSRGVSVWELPEFPAELAKRLVGTSTRTRDDVAVVAEPADVTPEQREAGERIIAEKLAVIAAAGAGERNAAGRQTLRIVGIAKTLGFDAETINGKITAAYDESGGDDPQQIENWIRSAWKRAEPENPLYWTAEGRLSTFWDARPELAHIRQAAHAELASPWAVLGALLVRVLADVPPSVRLDTGVNGPYSGGLNFYAVLAARSGGGKGIANRAAQHLWPSSVHTTEVASGEAIPRLFASRVKEEGEYVDRWIRDAAVVYADELGSLKASASRTGSTLMQRLCTAFTDGALGFTTVDESKNVTVEAGSYRLCALASVQYDNAHLLLSSESVSTGQAQRFVWFPANDTPPDTEPDHPGALGRTVVPVMLRVEVCGAAKRAMREARKRGMRGDADALDGHRLYAQVKVAYALAVLNGHHESVRESDWNLAGVVMAMSDRTREAAQRAIAERSRATAKLAGEDQGLRAEAAAEAEDAARLQRQVDVLRRKLHRHPTGITRSDLRRALKSQWRADYFELALDYLIESGEVVGTGDDWYRLTQGVDAGTVKVDG; encoded by the coding sequence ATGACCGAGATGTTCGACCGGGTTCAGCAGTACGCCGCGCTGGGCTACTGCTGCACACCGGCCAGCGTCGAGTTGGACGGCAACGGCAAGAAACGAGTGAGCTACCCGAGCGACTGGTCCCGGCGGGTGTTCGAAGATCCCGCCGATTGGGCCGGGTGGGATGCCATCGCCATCAACACCGGCTTGAGCGGGCTTGTCGTCGTCGACATCGACACCAGCCACGGCAAGAACGGTTTCGAGTCGCTGGAAGCCGCCGGGGTCGAGCTGCCGTCCACGCCCCTGGTGATCGCCACCCAATCGGGTGGCCGGCACTTCTATTACCGGGCGCCCGAGGACACCGAAGTCCGCAGCGGTGCCAACGTCTTGGGCATGGTGGGTGTTGATATTCGGGCGTCCGGCGGCAACGTGTTCGCGCCGGGCACCGTCCTTCCCGGTGGCGGTGCGTACCGGCAGGCGGACGGTTCGCGGGGAGTATCTGTTTGGGAACTGCCCGAGTTTCCCGCCGAGCTGGCGAAGCGTCTGGTCGGCACCAGCACTCGCACTCGTGACGACGTGGCCGTCGTCGCGGAGCCGGCGGACGTGACGCCAGAACAGCGTGAAGCTGGCGAGCGGATCATCGCAGAGAAATTGGCGGTGATTGCAGCGGCCGGTGCGGGTGAGCGCAACGCAGCGGGGCGGCAGACGCTTCGGATTGTCGGTATCGCCAAGACGCTGGGATTCGACGCCGAGACGATCAACGGCAAGATCACAGCCGCCTACGACGAGTCGGGCGGCGATGATCCCCAGCAGATCGAGAACTGGATTCGGTCGGCATGGAAGCGCGCCGAACCGGAGAACCCGTTGTACTGGACGGCAGAGGGCAGGCTCAGCACGTTCTGGGATGCACGGCCCGAGCTGGCGCATATCCGGCAGGCGGCACACGCCGAGCTGGCCTCGCCGTGGGCGGTGCTGGGCGCGTTGTTGGTGCGGGTGCTGGCCGACGTGCCGCCCAGCGTGCGGCTCGACACCGGAGTGAACGGCCCTTACTCGGGTGGCCTGAACTTCTACGCCGTGCTGGCAGCCAGGTCGGGAGGCGGCAAAGGTATCGCCAACCGAGCGGCGCAACACCTGTGGCCTAGTTCCGTGCACACCACCGAAGTCGCTTCCGGCGAAGCGATTCCGAGGTTGTTCGCCTCGCGGGTCAAAGAGGAAGGTGAATACGTCGACAGGTGGATTCGTGACGCGGCCGTGGTCTACGCCGATGAGCTGGGATCGCTGAAGGCGTCGGCGAGCCGCACCGGCTCGACGCTGATGCAACGGCTGTGCACAGCGTTCACCGATGGCGCGCTGGGGTTTACAACGGTCGATGAGTCGAAGAACGTCACCGTCGAGGCAGGGTCGTACCGGCTGTGCGCGCTGGCGTCGGTGCAGTACGACAACGCGCACTTGCTTTTGTCGTCGGAGTCGGTGTCCACCGGGCAGGCGCAGCGGTTCGTGTGGTTCCCGGCCAACGACACTCCGCCGGATACCGAGCCGGATCATCCCGGCGCACTGGGCCGGACCGTTGTTCCCGTGATGCTCAGAGTCGAGGTCTGCGGCGCGGCGAAGCGGGCGATGCGGGAGGCCCGCAAGCGCGGGATGCGTGGGGATGCCGACGCCCTGGACGGGCACCGGCTCTACGCACAGGTGAAGGTGGCCTACGCCCTAGCGGTGCTGAACGGTCATCACGAATCGGTCAGGGAGTCCGATTGGAACCTGGCCGGTGTGGTGATGGCGATGTCCGATCGCACACGCGAGGCTGCCCAGCGGGCGATAGCTGAGCGCAGCAGGGCGACGGCGAAGCTGGCCGGCGAGGATCAGGGTCTACGCGCCGAAGCCGCTGCCGAAGCAGAGGACGCCGCACGCCTTCAGCGCCAGGTCGACGTGCTGCGGCGCAAGCTGCACCGGCATCCGACCGGCATCACACGCAGCGATCTGCGGCGGGCGTTAAAGTCACAGTGGAGAGCTGACTACTTCGAGCTGGCGCTCGACTACCTGATCGAGTCCGGCGAAGTCGTCGGTACAGGTGACGACTGGTACCGGCTCACCCAAGGGGTGGACGCCGGGACGGTCAAAGTGGACGGGTAA
- a CDS encoding GIY-YIG nuclease family protein, whose translation MAETGIKESDWRGRYWVSWSDAIAEAGLQPNSMQSRRHEDEYILRRMALLARKLGRFPTEAHLRLERRSDDSFPSCGSIRARLGDKSAQLARLRIFTETEPDLADVNELLATNVADDEPEPSQSSISTHPNGVVYLIKSGRFHKIGRSNHVGRRSYEIGLQLPEKYVLVHSFETDDPAGIERYWHDRFKDRRRNGEWFLLSKADVAAFKRRRRFM comes from the coding sequence ATGGCTGAAACCGGGATCAAAGAGAGCGATTGGCGCGGGCGCTACTGGGTCTCTTGGAGCGATGCCATCGCTGAGGCAGGCCTTCAGCCAAACTCGATGCAGAGCCGCCGACACGAAGACGAATACATCTTGCGACGCATGGCTCTGCTTGCTCGGAAGCTCGGTCGATTCCCCACCGAGGCGCATCTGAGGTTGGAACGCCGGTCTGACGATAGTTTCCCGAGCTGCGGTAGCATCCGGGCGCGGCTGGGCGACAAGTCCGCACAGCTCGCGCGGCTTCGCATCTTCACAGAGACCGAACCCGATCTCGCAGACGTAAATGAACTATTAGCAACGAACGTCGCGGATGATGAGCCGGAACCCTCTCAATCGTCGATTTCGACACACCCCAATGGCGTTGTCTATCTGATCAAATCCGGGCGATTCCACAAGATTGGACGGTCAAACCACGTCGGTCGGCGGTCGTACGAGATAGGGCTTCAGTTGCCCGAGAAGTACGTCCTGGTCCACTCGTTCGAGACGGACGACCCCGCCGGCATCGAACGCTACTGGCACGACCGATTCAAGGACCGTCGCCGAAACGGCGAGTGGTTCCTGCTGTCCAAGGCTGACGTAGCGGCGTTCAAGCGCCGACGTAGGTTCATGTAG
- a CDS encoding recombinase family protein, whose amino-acid sequence MPRALIVVRLSRVTDATTSPERQLDTCRDLCDQRGYEVVGIAEDLDVSAGSTSPFGRPQLGDWLSNRLGEFDVLVFYRADRIVRRLFDLADLIRWAREHSVTLVSATETYFDLSTDFGDIIALLVAKVAEMELSAISERNASAFRHNFKAGKYRGGIPPWGYLPQQDESGMWRLVQDPVQVEVINEVARRVLDGEPLRAIAHDLSARGVLTPKDRFAQTQGREVKGYEWHSSPLKRSLTSPTLLGYVVTREPLTDAQGRVQRDTKGRKAFGPEKVVRNDDGSPVVRAHPIITREIFDRLGAELADRENRKEPTKRSSALLLQVIYCGVCGKPAYRLKGGTGRKPRYRCASAQYKTTCGNKSVPLDYADKRVETVILGLLGGSERLEREWESGSDYSSELAEVDATLADLVDLLGTGEFKAGTPQRVRLNHRITELAARQEKLSKETVKPAGWTWKPTGEKFGDWWARQDITGRNVWLRSMNVRLEFDHEGVNLILGDVYKLTEQMNASGQPVAGWQELLTAMRDNGIAGMEVNGDDIVFHHASGLTVSADELHTV is encoded by the coding sequence ATGCCTAGAGCATTGATCGTCGTCCGCCTCTCCCGAGTCACCGACGCTACTACCTCACCGGAACGCCAGCTCGACACTTGCCGTGACCTGTGCGACCAGCGCGGCTACGAGGTCGTTGGCATCGCGGAAGACCTAGATGTATCCGCCGGGTCCACCTCGCCGTTTGGCCGGCCGCAGCTCGGAGACTGGCTGTCGAATCGCCTCGGCGAGTTCGACGTGCTCGTGTTCTATCGGGCTGACCGCATCGTCCGCAGGTTGTTCGACCTGGCCGACCTCATCCGGTGGGCGCGTGAACACTCTGTCACGCTGGTATCGGCAACGGAGACGTATTTCGACCTCTCCACCGATTTCGGTGACATCATCGCCTTGTTGGTGGCGAAGGTTGCCGAGATGGAACTGTCGGCCATCTCCGAGCGCAACGCCTCAGCGTTCCGGCACAACTTCAAGGCCGGCAAGTACCGCGGCGGCATACCGCCGTGGGGTTACCTGCCTCAGCAGGACGAGTCCGGTATGTGGCGACTCGTCCAAGATCCGGTACAGGTCGAGGTAATCAACGAGGTTGCCCGTCGTGTGCTGGATGGGGAGCCACTGCGAGCGATTGCCCACGACTTGTCCGCTCGCGGTGTGCTCACTCCGAAGGATCGCTTCGCACAGACTCAGGGACGTGAGGTCAAGGGCTACGAGTGGCACTCCAGCCCGCTTAAACGCTCTCTCACGTCTCCGACGCTGCTCGGGTACGTGGTGACTAGGGAACCGCTCACCGACGCTCAGGGCCGCGTACAGCGTGACACCAAGGGACGGAAGGCGTTCGGACCCGAGAAGGTCGTCCGCAACGATGACGGCTCGCCCGTGGTCCGGGCTCACCCGATCATCACCCGAGAGATATTCGATCGGCTCGGCGCAGAGCTGGCCGACCGGGAGAATCGCAAGGAGCCGACCAAGCGCAGCAGCGCGCTACTACTCCAAGTCATCTACTGCGGCGTGTGCGGGAAGCCCGCATACCGGCTCAAGGGCGGCACCGGGCGTAAGCCCCGGTACCGCTGTGCGTCGGCTCAGTACAAGACGACGTGCGGGAACAAGTCGGTACCGCTGGACTACGCGGACAAGCGCGTCGAGACCGTCATCCTGGGATTGCTCGGTGGCTCCGAACGTCTTGAGCGTGAATGGGAATCAGGCTCGGATTACTCATCCGAGCTGGCCGAAGTTGACGCAACGCTTGCCGACCTAGTGGACCTGCTCGGTACGGGTGAGTTCAAGGCAGGGACTCCCCAGCGAGTTCGGCTCAACCACCGGATCACCGAGCTTGCCGCCCGCCAAGAGAAGCTGTCCAAGGAGACCGTGAAGCCGGCCGGGTGGACGTGGAAGCCCACCGGCGAGAAGTTCGGCGATTGGTGGGCGCGTCAGGACATCACAGGTCGTAACGTCTGGCTCCGTTCGATGAATGTCCGCCTTGAGTTCGACCACGAAGGAGTGAATCTCATCTTGGGCGACGTGTACAAGCTGACGGAGCAGATGAACGCCAGTGGTCAGCCTGTGGCCGGCTGGCAAGAACTGCTAACCGCGATGCGGGATAACGGCATTGCTGGAATGGAAGTCAACGGCGATGACATCGTGTTCCATCATGCGTCGGGCCTTACGGTGTCGGCTGATGAGCTGCACACGGTGTGA
- a CDS encoding type II secretion system F family protein — MSTAAVLLALAVLTGAGPSIMRARAGIGIRSAGPARQTARGSDPLAVASSLDVFAVCLAAGMAVPTAAAATAASAPPRLARILRRAADLLTLGADPATAWSPPPDLPASSLDSHTHALLRLARRSASSGAALADGLAELATQSRHDAAHTAEATAERAAVLIAGPLGLCFLPAFVCLGIVPVVAGLAGDVLRSGVL; from the coding sequence ATGAGCACCGCAGCGGTGTTGTTGGCCCTCGCGGTGTTGACCGGCGCGGGGCCCTCCATCATGCGTGCACGCGCCGGGATCGGTATCCGGTCGGCTGGGCCGGCGCGGCAAACAGCACGTGGCTCAGACCCGCTCGCGGTCGCCTCCAGCCTGGATGTGTTCGCGGTGTGCTTGGCGGCGGGCATGGCCGTGCCGACCGCCGCCGCGGCGACGGCGGCATCGGCGCCGCCGCGGCTGGCCCGCATCCTGCGCCGCGCCGCCGACCTGCTCACGCTAGGCGCGGACCCGGCGACCGCATGGTCGCCACCACCGGACCTGCCGGCGAGTTCGCTCGACAGCCACACCCATGCCTTGCTGCGGCTGGCACGGCGGTCGGCGAGTTCCGGTGCCGCGCTTGCCGACGGGCTCGCCGAGCTCGCCACGCAGTCCCGCCACGACGCCGCGCACACCGCCGAGGCGACCGCCGAGCGCGCCGCTGTGCTGATCGCCGGTCCATTGGGCCTGTGCTTTCTACCGGCGTTCGTCTGCCTGGGCATTGTCCCCGTGGTGGCTGGGCTGGCCGGCGACGTTCTGCGTTCAGGTGTGCTGTGA
- a CDS encoding type II secretion system F family protein yields MSGPAVAALMLALALGVLPSSRRRLTAAGPTARPVARASWVGWVPPCAAVVAALLLPLTTVLAAAVLVATMGLRWRRRRRSRRAVAESRSLKAAIDVLVGELRSGAHPVRAFAVAANETDGTVADRFRTVAARARLGADVAAGLRSAAGSSAMPAHWERLAVCWQLAAEHGLAMSALVRAAQRDIAERQRFSARVLARMAGARATAVILAALPVLGMLLGQLIGAQPLRFLLDGHAGGWLLVTGMVLVCGGLLWSERITDRVAP; encoded by the coding sequence ATGAGCGGCCCGGCTGTCGCTGCGTTGATGCTCGCGCTTGCGTTGGGGGTGTTGCCCTCGTCGCGGCGCCGGCTCACAGCCGCTGGTCCGACTGCGCGGCCGGTGGCGCGTGCAAGCTGGGTCGGCTGGGTTCCACCATGCGCTGCGGTTGTGGCAGCCCTATTGCTGCCGTTGACAACGGTTCTCGCCGCCGCGGTGCTGGTGGCAACGATGGGATTGCGATGGCGGCGGCGCCGGCGTAGCCGGCGCGCTGTAGCGGAGAGTCGGTCGCTAAAAGCCGCGATCGATGTTCTGGTCGGCGAATTACGCTCCGGTGCCCACCCGGTGCGCGCGTTCGCTGTCGCCGCCAACGAAACCGACGGCACGGTTGCTGACCGTTTCCGCACGGTCGCGGCGCGCGCCCGCTTGGGTGCCGACGTCGCCGCCGGTCTGCGCAGCGCTGCCGGGTCCTCGGCGATGCCGGCGCACTGGGAGCGCCTTGCGGTGTGCTGGCAGCTGGCTGCCGAGCACGGACTGGCGATGTCGGCGTTGGTGCGGGCAGCGCAGCGGGATATCGCTGAGCGGCAGCGGTTTTCGGCGCGCGTGCTAGCGAGGATGGCCGGGGCGCGCGCCACCGCGGTGATATTGGCCGCTCTGCCGGTGCTTGGGATGCTGCTGGGTCAACTGATCGGCGCGCAACCGCTGCGTTTCTTGCTGGACGGCCATGCCGGTGGCTGGCTGCTGGTGACCGGGATGGTGCTGGTCTGTGGCGGGCTGCTGTGGTCGGAGCGGATCACCGACCGGGTGGCGCCATGA
- a CDS encoding TadA family conjugal transfer-associated ATPase, whose translation MSGSLIERVRERLAAEPVPLRPNVVAAAIRAESGGVLGDTEVLSNLRVLQTELTGAGILEPLLCADGTTDVLVTAPDAVWVDDGNGLQRSEIRFADEAAVRRLAQRLALAAGRRLDDAQPWVDGRLTGLGSGGFAVRLHAVLPPIAAKGTCLSLRVLRPATQDLAALSEAGAIAPQAAELLAEILAARLAFLVSGGTGAGKTTLLAAMLGAVPPGERIVCVEDAAELAPRHPHLVKLVARCANVEGVGEVTVRQLVRQALRMRPDRIVVGEVRGAEVVDLLAALNTGHDGGAGTVHANSPGEVPARLEALAALGGLDRGALHSQLAAAVQVLLHVGRDRAGRRLLAEIAMLRQTHSGRVEVVTVWHADRGLTEGAKDLRCLLDRRMSA comes from the coding sequence GTGAGCGGTTCCCTCATCGAACGCGTGCGTGAGCGGTTGGCGGCGGAACCCGTGCCGCTGCGGCCGAATGTGGTGGCAGCCGCTATTCGGGCCGAATCCGGTGGGGTGCTTGGTGATACCGAGGTGCTGTCCAATCTGCGGGTGTTGCAGACCGAGCTCACCGGCGCCGGCATCCTCGAGCCGCTGCTGTGCGCCGACGGGACCACCGACGTCCTGGTGACTGCGCCGGATGCGGTCTGGGTCGACGACGGAAACGGCCTGCAGCGCAGCGAGATTCGATTTGCCGACGAGGCCGCGGTGCGGCGCTTGGCGCAGCGGTTGGCGCTGGCCGCCGGCCGTCGCCTCGACGACGCGCAGCCTTGGGTGGACGGCCGGTTGACCGGTCTGGGTTCCGGGGGTTTCGCCGTGCGGCTGCATGCGGTCCTGCCGCCGATCGCCGCTAAAGGGACTTGCCTGTCGTTGCGGGTGCTGCGCCCGGCTACCCAGGATTTGGCGGCGCTGAGCGAGGCGGGCGCGATCGCGCCGCAGGCCGCTGAGCTGCTCGCCGAGATCCTCGCCGCCCGATTGGCGTTTCTGGTCTCGGGCGGTACGGGCGCGGGGAAAACGACTCTGCTGGCGGCGATGTTGGGCGCGGTGCCCCCCGGCGAACGGATCGTCTGTGTCGAGGATGCCGCCGAGCTGGCGCCCCGCCATCCGCATCTGGTGAAGCTGGTGGCACGGTGCGCCAACGTCGAAGGTGTGGGCGAAGTGACCGTACGCCAACTCGTGCGGCAGGCCTTACGCATGCGGCCCGACCGGATTGTGGTCGGCGAGGTCAGAGGCGCCGAAGTGGTGGATCTGCTGGCGGCGCTGAACACCGGCCACGACGGAGGCGCCGGCACAGTGCACGCCAACAGCCCCGGCGAGGTTCCGGCCCGGTTGGAAGCCTTGGCCGCTTTGGGCGGCCTCGATCGGGGCGCGCTACACAGCCAGCTCGCCGCAGCGGTGCAGGTGCTGTTGCACGTCGGTCGCGACCGGGCCGGCCGGCGCCTGCTGGCCGAGATCGCGATGCTGCGCCAAACTCACAGCGGGCGTGTCGAAGTCGTGACTGTGTGGCACGCCGACCGCGGATTAACCGAGGGGGCAAAGGACTTACGCTGCTTGCTGGACCGCCGGATGTCGGCATGA